ATCTTCTTATTGAATATTTGACAGTATACGTTCAGCACCTAATTTTAACATTTTAATAAAGATATAATTTACAATCGTAAACATTACAAATAAAACGATAAACATAACCCACAGTCCGACATGAAGGAAGAAGTATAATACACTTACTCCCCCCACAATAATTAAAGCTATTAAAATATTAGCTAAAAAATTCCACAAAGTTGTATATCGACTTTTAAATAATTTCTGCTCTGTATCCCAATGAATATCTGCAGTTTGCGCGTCCCAGCGTGTTCCGATTAAATTAATTAATAACAACCCGTTCGCACTTAGTAAAAACCACAGTATCATAAAGACTGGAGAAATCCCAGCTACAACTGCCATCGTAATACCGAATACTGCTAAAATGATCACATTAATTAACCAAGCAGTGATTGCTTTCGCAAAAAAGATATCCGAAGCCTTTACTGGTAAATAACGATTCACAAACCAAGAGCTTCCATCTCGCGAAAATGACGTTGTTGCAATGACGTTACTACCCATTAAAAATAACGATGCACAAAGGCCAACACCAATTGCAAATCCCGTTGTCTCTGAATTGTTAATATACTCTGTAATAAACTTTAAATTTCCATCTTGCACAAATAAAATAAAGAACAACATAATTGGCATAACGAAAGTTTGTACAATGCAATTTAAGAAAAATTGTGGTGTACGGAATAACGTTTTAAATTCTTTTTTCACATACGCTTTTAAATGCGAACTTTGTACTGTTGATTTCTGTAAACCTTCCGCCGAAATAACTTGTTTCTTTGCTGTACTCGTTGAAAGTCCAATAACCCCTTTTAAATATGTACGCTCTGCTATGTAATAAAACAACACAAAGAAGACAAATGAAATAACTGCAAAGATTATTACATATAAAGGTCCCTTCCAATTTGCATTTTCTACTAATGCTACTGCTCCAAAATATGTAGTTGGAAAATAGTTTGTCATTTGTACTAAAAGAGAAGACTGGTTGTTTGCAAGGTAATCCGCAATTGCATCTTCAGAAAACGAACTTTTATTTTTCCACTGCAAAAATACGTTAATTCCTACAATAAATAGTATACTTACGATTCCAATAAATATATTTCCTCGGTCTTTATTTTTCGCTATATTTGTATACCTCATAATAACTGTCATCAGTAACGAAGCTAGTACTAACGGCACAATTGGGAAGAGTAAGTAAATGAAAATCATATATATGTAATATGTAATAAATGCGCCACTTTTTAAACCGTACGTAATAAAGATCGGTAATAAAATAAATGAACTCATTACGTATTGTGTAATTAATACTGTTAAAAATTTGGCTGAAATAATTTGCGCTGGTTTTAATGGTAATGGTAATAACATTTCAATGTCATTGCTGTAGTAAAATACAGTTAAAATGTTCGTAATACTCATTAAAAATACCCATATACTCGCAATCGCAAGTCCCATTGCGATAATCATTCCTGGATCTTGCCCTAAATGTATCATTCCCTCATACATTGCATGCGTGATAGAACCAAACAGTAAAAAGCCGACAAATAAAATAGCTGCAAATGAAAATACATACGCCCATCGCTTCTTCTTATCTGTTATAAAATCTGCATAATTTAATTTCAATAATACTTTCGTTAACGTCCAAATTTTACTCATTGCCCGTCATCTCCAAGAACATTTTTTCAAGTGATTCATTGGATTTAAAATGATCTCTCATTTCATCTAAATTCCCTTTAAACTGAAGGTTTCCCTTATTAATAATCGCGACGCGGTCACATAATTTTTCTGCCACTTCTAATACGTGTGTAGAGAAAAATACAATCTTTCCTTTATCCGCATGCTCTCTCATCATTTCTTTTAAAATATATGCAGATTTCGGATCAAGCCCAGTTAATGGTTCATCTAAAATCCATACATCTGGCTCATGTACGAGCACACCAATAATAACGATTTTTTGTCTCATACCGTGCGAATAACTTTGAATTTGATCAGATAAAGCATTATAAAGATCAAACTTCTTCGCTAAAGACTCTATTCGTTCTTGTCGTACTTCTTTCGGCACTTCATACATATCGGCCATAAAGTTTAAATATTCAATTCCTTTTAATCGTAAAAACATATCTGGACTATCTGGTACATAACCAAACGTCTTCTTCGCTTCCATCGGCTCTTCCATAATATTTTTTCCGTTAATCGTAATAGTCCCTTTGTCCACCCCGTGAATACCAGTAATCATCTTAATTGTCGTTGATTTACCCGCACCATTCGGTCCTAAAAATCCAAAGATTTCGCCGCTAGGTACAGATAAACTTAAGTCTTTTACTGCATAGGTAGACCCATTATAACTTTTTGACACATTCGTAATTTCAATCATTTCATCCAATCCTTTCCTTAATTACCAAATAACTATATTGATATTATAGCATAGTTCTATTTTAATATTTTTACATTTTTCAGTATATTTAACCTTTAAAATAAATATACACCCCTAATCCAACAACTAAAACGACAGCTAGTATAATATAAATCATTGTTAAGCGTTTAATATTCCCCTTTGTCGCTTTGCTATAATTTGCATCACCATTCCGCCCAATTAACACCGTCGCAATGACAGTAATCACTACAAGTAATACAACGATCATGATCCAAGTTAGCATTTCTTCCTCCCCCTCCTTACAACCATTTTACAATATTATCCTCTTTATTTCGCAGCATATTTCCTCTTTTTACTATTATTATGAACCAAACTGGAAAACTATTATTACCATTCCTATCCATATGTGATATATTTATAACATAACGTGATTTATTTCTAACACTATAAGGAGGAACTATCATGAAAACAACTTGGATAAAATATTTAGGATTTCTCGGTTTCTTCGGTTTCCTCGGATTTTTTTATGAAAAAGGATTGTTTACTATGTTCTGTTTCTTCTCCTTTTTCACATCGTATAGAACAGTTCAACACGATGAACTGTTTGAACAAATTGTCAATAAATCGTGTCGCAATGCATTTATCGTTACGTTACTAACTACCACAATCATTATGTTTATTGAAATGTTATTTCCAAACCCTACGCTACAAGAGATTGATATCGCTCTTATTTTCGGCACACTCATTCTTACATTCGGCTTTTCTATGTTCTTTTTCGATAAACCAATGGATGAAATGGAAGATGCACCATGGCATTCGTAACGAGAATAAAAGAATACCGTGCCAAATTGAACATGACACAAGAAGATTTAGCGAAGAGCGTTGGTGTGCGACGTGAAACAATTAGTCATCTCGAAAAAGGTAAATACAATCCTTCCTTACAACTTGCTCACGATATAGCGAAGGCATTACATAGTACGATTGATGAGATTTTTATTTTTGAGGATTGATTAAAGACGTCCAGTCACAAGAATCACAAAAAAAATACCGTCATTCTTTCCAAGAAGAATGACGGTATTTCTCATTGATTATCCATATAAAACCGCATGAAATACGCCTAATAGCAAGTATTGATCCTGCATGTAATCTTCATCATATACATTCATCTCAATGTAATACATATCTTCCTCAAGACGAATATTCCAATCTGCAATTACATAGCCCTTTCGTAATAACTTTCCCATTCCAAATAAAGTTTTATGAACAACATATTCTTCTGCCTTATATGTAAAGGTAAATAAGAAATTTGCATCCAATAACTTTCCGTCACATACAAGTATTTCATGCTCTGCATCATGATTATCTTTGTACATTACTAAAATCCTTCTTTGGCGCTGCCTACTTACATCCTTTGCAATGACGCGAATATTGTCCTTACTATCCTTTATTTCATAAATAATATTACTACCAATTTTTGGAATAAAATCCAGCGCTCTCATCAGCGTATTTTTATAATAGCCCCTTACTACACCTACTTGCTCACTTCCATTATAAACCTCTATCGGTGTCGTATCTGCTTTGCTATCACACGGTCGTTTGTAAGAGAGCTGCATCATTCGCTCTCCTCTTAAGTACTGATCAAACGTCACAGGATATTCTATCATGCGCAGTTCTTTATTTAGCTCATACAAATAGCGTTGAACACTCTCTATTAATGTTGCAGTAGCTATACGCTCTTGAAGTTCAAATTCTTGCCAGCTGGAAAAAACAATCCATTGATTATGATCCTCTTCATAGAAGAAACCAAGAATTACCTCTTCACGGTCAGCCGTTTCATATTTCATAGGCACGTTCTGCCCATGTTGAACTTGTTCCATCCACTGACCTAAATAAATCCCCAGCTCTGCAACCTTCATACATGATTTTTGAAAAAATACGCTGTCACTCGCGCAAATCGTTACATCTCCTTCGATAAAGCCCTTTGAATAAGCATCATACCGTGGCTCATCCTTCTGCGGGAGATTTTTGTCTAACTCAAATAAAAACGTTAACATCCTTTATTCACCTCTAGTTGTTACACTAATCATACATGACATCGCATCACGCTAGGAAACTATTTATATACGCATATTTAATTCACGCATTATAACACGTGAATGACCTTGTATAGTAGCTCTATTTTTTTGTTCTATATCTTAGTATATGAATTTATATGAGCGATTTTTCAAATATATCTATCGCAACTTACAATATATCAACGATTTTTTCAATATATCTATCGCAACTTACAATATATCAACGATTTTTCAAATATATCTATCACAACTTACAATATATCAACGATTTTTCGACAAATATCAGCACGATTAAAATGAAGCTACCTTTTCTTCCGCCACTTCTACAATTTCTAAAATTTGGAGCAGACTCTCCACTTCATAAGTCGGGTTAACATCTGTCCCGTTTTCTTTCAAACTCGGATTATACCAACACGTATCAATGCCGTAATCTTCTCCGCCTTTCATATCAGAAGTTAACGAATCTCCAACCATTAGTACGCTTGATTTATCAGTAATCCCAAACTTCTCAAACGCATAATCAAAAATCTCACGTGCTGGTTTTTGATGACCAACTTCTTCAGAAATAATAATGTGATCAAAGAAATTACATAAAGGTGAATTTCCGATTCTTGATTGTTGCACCTTCGTATATCCATTCGTAATAATACCTAACTTGCAATCTTGTAGATTTTCACATAATTGTACTGCGCCTTCTATAAGATGTACTTCCTTCCCTAAATTTTCAAGGTATACATCACTAAATTGCTGTGCATCTACGTCTATATTATGAAGTGCAAATAATTGTCTAAATCGATCTACTGCTAATTCACTTAGCGTAATCATTTTATTTTCTAAATCTCTCCATAATCCATTACTAATCTCTTTATAGCTTGCAAGATAATCATTATACCCTGTAGGCATATCAAACTGTACAAACGCATTATGTAATGCGTGTCTTTCCGTTTCAGGGAAATCTAATAATGTATCATCTACGTCGAATAATATAACTTTGTATTTCATGATGTTTTTCTCAACTCCTATATTCTCATAGCATAATTATAACAACAATAGTAAAAGGAGGCTAATCCGCTCAGCCTCCTTTTACTTATTAGTCTTCTAGTAATAACTCTTTCATTTTCTCTAACGACTCTTTCGTAAAGCCAAGAGCCCTTTCAGCGTATGCTTCAACTGATCCGTATTGCTTTTGAATTTCACCAATCGCAGCTTGCAAGTATTCAGCACGTGCTTCAAACATTGCACCTAATATCGCTCTGCTCTCATCGTTTTGTAATTTCGCACCTAAAAAGGCCATCATTTTTTCATTTAGCTTTTCACGGAATCCGTTACTTAGTAAGTAGTCTTCCATTACTGTTTTTTCTGGTACACCTAGTAAAAGTAGTAATAATGCTGAACCAAATCCAGTACGATCTTTTCCAGCTGTACAGTGGTTTACTAACGGTAAGTTTTCCGGGTTTTGCGCTAAGTTTAAGAAGCTCACGAATGCCTCGTTACCACTTACGAAATCTTGATTCATTTTCACAAGATACTCACCTGGTTTTCCTAACATAGAAAGGTCACCAACTTGGAAAAACTCATTTATATTTAAGTCTTTCGCTAAGTCTTGCATAACTGGTAAGCACACTTGACGAGCACCTGTAATCTCAGGATTGGGCTTATGCTTTACCTCAAAGTCTGTACGATAGTCACAAATTAACTTTAAACCAGACTTTTGTAAATAGTCGATATCCCACTCTGTTAGTCCTGCTAATTCTTCAGAACGGTATAATTTGCCCCATTTCACTTTACGTCCATCTGTCGTTTCATATCCACCCATATCACGGAAGTTAAACGCACCTTGTAATGGCAATCTACGCTCAGCTACTGTCACTGCTTGTCCATTACTACCTACTAGTCTAAAATATGGACGCTCATTGTCGCTCGGGTTTTCAATTGTATATGATAATTCTCCATTTACAGTTGCAAGTAATTCTCCATTTTCTTCAATATGATCTGGCGAAGTACTCCAATAAATACGAACTTCTTCTATATTATTTTCCCACTTTATTTGTAACGTATTATCTTCAATTCTTTCTACAGTTGCTTGTAGCCAATTTCTTTGCTGTCCCATTCTTTCACCAACGCTTTCTCTTATAATTGAATCTTACCCTATTGTATTATGGGAATATCCGTTTTGTCGTTCTCATTTTTCTTTTTATCTTACAAACAGGCGAAAAGTTCTTTTACTTGTTCAAAATTTGTACATGGATTACCGCGAAATACGTATGCGATTTGTTCATTACCTAAATCTTCGTATACAACTGTTCCGCGATTAGGGTGCGAATAAAACTCTAACCCGTTTATAATTTGTTTTGGGCCATAGTTCATTGTCCATGAAGAAATAGGATAATACGCTTTGTTTTTATGTCTACAAACCCAAAGTGCATATAGTTTATTAACTTCGTCCCAGTATACATACTGCGTTTCGTCATTTCCGAAACCGACCGATTCAAGTTTCCAATTTAGTTTTTCATGAATTAACAAATTTACATAGGATACGTCATCTGGAGCATTCCACTCTCTACATCTTCCTATCTCACCCATTTCACTTCTCTTCGCTTGAAAGCTTAATAAGTGAAATGATGTATGTAATATCGTTTTCCCAAGCTCCATATTTACTGGTTGTAATTCAAATAGAAATCGTTCCATTTCGTCTTGGTTTACATATCCATGATCAACAGAAATTTCAACTTGTGTTTTCCATATAGATGTAACGTAACTTTCTTTTCCTTTATAATTTATACCTTTCCAATACACAAGCCCTTTATATTGAAAACAATCTCCTTTTGCTTGAGAAATACAGCTATCCGGAAATACTGGTTCCATTATATCGAGAAAAAATTCCTTTACTCGAAACATCCCAGTTGGAGTAACAACCTGAAACCAAAAAGTTCCCCACTTTTCACCTTCATAACGTTCTGAAACTTTTTCAACATTCCAGCCTTCTAACAATACATTTGGATACAGTAACACGAATGAATGCATGGATTGCTTTAACATATATAGTCCCCTCCCGCTATACGAGTTCGAGAGTATACATCATTCATCCTCCTAAAACTTTCTCACATATCTCTCAGTTGAACTAAGCAGCTGACATCCGTTCTTTTCAAAAACATCCTTCATCCACTCATTTTGCATATTTGTCTCACCAATATAATAAGATGCACCTATTTCCTTTAAGACAAACATCGCACCTGCAAATAACGCAGCTTCATATCCCTTATTACGCATATTTGGAGTAACTGCGAAGTACATAAGTTTCCCTTCTTCTAACGCACCTCTTTCAATATATGGAATTACAATTCCTATCGGCTCTTCACCTACACTCGCTATTAAACAATGTTCTTTCCACTGCTCACCAATTTCTTCTAGCATCATATGCACAAATTGATCATGAGCGACTGGTTCTCCCGTTGCTTCATTCCACAGTGAATAAAAAGCCTCTTCTCCAACTTCTTCAATAAGCTTAAAATCAATTTCACTTTCTACATCTTCTACTTCGTATATATCTTTAAATACAATCATGTTTTCCGTAACATATTCAAATGAATACGTTTCAAAACATTTTTTATACACATCATAATTTGGACTTTTTGAAGAGATTTCAAAATGTAGTTTTTCTAATCCATCTTTTTCAGCTTCAGCAACGTAATATTGCACCATCTCTTCTAATTGCTCTTCTGTAAAAACCTCTGCATTATTTTCTTTTATCATAATAGAAGAAGCACTTCTTCTTATTTTAAAATGTTTTTCTAACTGTTCTATCGTCGTCATATTCTTCCCTCATCTATATCATACTCGAATTTCTAATCGTTCTCCTTGCATGAGCAGGATTGTCCTTGAATATATAGAATACTAGAAAAGATCGCATCTTTAAAGTGCGGAGGAGGTTCTCCATTGGATATTACAGCATTGCAACAACAGTTAGAGCTTATACAACAAAATGACTACACGCAACTGCAACATATAGACGTAAATGAGTTAACTTTGAACATGCTTCAGTATATCGGAACGACTGATAGCTACGTTCGTTACCAACTTATATATAAATGTTTTGCGCATTTCATTCATCATGAATTCCTTATGGACGATCAGCTGAAATTACTTCTGCAAACTTGTTTAAGTGATGAGTATTTATATTGTGACATTTACTCCCCACATACAGATGGGGTTTTCACACGTTCTTACACTGTTTCGTTAATTGCGTTAATACTCCAATTCGCTAATTCGCACTACTTTTGTACAGAGGAGGATATCGAAGAAATAAAAAATAAACTCATTACATACACAAACTTAGAAACGGATTTTCGGGGCTATATTGAAAATAAAGGATGGGCTCATTGTCTTGCTCATGTATCTGATGCCTTTACTGAAATTGTTCATAATACGTATACAACTTTTGAATGGTACGAAGAATTAATTCATTGTTTATTAAATAAAATCTTTATTCCATCTGACCTTTTTCATAATAACGAAGATGAACGCATTGTTACTCCATTACTAGCAATGCTGTATCATGATTTTCCTCAGAACGATTTAATTTCTATTATTCATAAAAAAATAAAAAGGCTTCCTCAAATTAGAAAACGCCTTTCGCTTAATGAGTATTGTATTTT
This DNA window, taken from Bacillus cereus ATCC 14579, encodes the following:
- a CDS encoding putative ABC transporter permease subunit, translating into MSKIWTLTKVLLKLNYADFITDKKKRWAYVFSFAAILFVGFLLFGSITHAMYEGMIHLGQDPGMIIAMGLAIASIWVFLMSITNILTVFYYSNDIEMLLPLPLKPAQIISAKFLTVLITQYVMSSFILLPIFITYGLKSGAFITYYIYMIFIYLLFPIVPLVLASLLMTVIMRYTNIAKNKDRGNIFIGIVSILFIVGINVFLQWKNKSSFSEDAIADYLANNQSSLLVQMTNYFPTTYFGAVALVENANWKGPLYVIIFAVISFVFFVLFYYIAERTYLKGVIGLSTSTAKKQVISAEGLQKSTVQSSHLKAYVKKEFKTLFRTPQFFLNCIVQTFVMPIMLFFILFVQDGNLKFITEYINNSETTGFAIGVGLCASLFLMGSNVIATTSFSRDGSSWFVNRYLPVKASDIFFAKAITAWLINVIILAVFGITMAVVAGISPVFMILWFLLSANGLLLINLIGTRWDAQTADIHWDTEQKLFKSRYTTLWNFLANILIALIIVGGVSVLYFFLHVGLWVMFIVLFVMFTIVNYIFIKMLKLGAERILSNIQ
- a CDS encoding ABC transporter ATP-binding protein — encoded protein: MIEITNVSKSYNGSTYAVKDLSLSVPSGEIFGFLGPNGAGKSTTIKMITGIHGVDKGTITINGKNIMEEPMEAKKTFGYVPDSPDMFLRLKGIEYLNFMADMYEVPKEVRQERIESLAKKFDLYNALSDQIQSYSHGMRQKIVIIGVLVHEPDVWILDEPLTGLDPKSAYILKEMMREHADKGKIVFFSTHVLEVAEKLCDRVAIINKGNLQFKGNLDEMRDHFKSNESLEKMFLEMTGNE
- a CDS encoding DUF3796 domain-containing protein, with product MKTTWIKYLGFLGFFGFLGFFYEKGLFTMFCFFSFFTSYRTVQHDELFEQIVNKSCRNAFIVTLLTTTIIMFIEMLFPNPTLQEIDIALIFGTLILTFGFSMFFFDKPMDEMEDAPWHS
- a CDS encoding helix-turn-helix transcriptional regulator: MAFVTRIKEYRAKLNMTQEDLAKSVGVRRETISHLEKGKYNPSLQLAHDIAKALHSTIDEIFIFED
- a CDS encoding tubby C-terminal domain-like protein, with the protein product MLTFLFELDKNLPQKDEPRYDAYSKGFIEGDVTICASDSVFFQKSCMKVAELGIYLGQWMEQVQHGQNVPMKYETADREEVILGFFYEEDHNQWIVFSSWQEFELQERIATATLIESVQRYLYELNKELRMIEYPVTFDQYLRGERMMQLSYKRPCDSKADTTPIEVYNGSEQVGVVRGYYKNTLMRALDFIPKIGSNIIYEIKDSKDNIRVIAKDVSRQRQRRILVMYKDNHDAEHEILVCDGKLLDANFLFTFTYKAEEYVVHKTLFGMGKLLRKGYVIADWNIRLEEDMYYIEMNVYDEDYMQDQYLLLGVFHAVLYG
- a CDS encoding YjjG family noncanonical pyrimidine nucleotidase; translated protein: MKYKVILFDVDDTLLDFPETERHALHNAFVQFDMPTGYNDYLASYKEISNGLWRDLENKMITLSELAVDRFRQLFALHNIDVDAQQFSDVYLENLGKEVHLIEGAVQLCENLQDCKLGIITNGYTKVQQSRIGNSPLCNFFDHIIISEEVGHQKPAREIFDYAFEKFGITDKSSVLMVGDSLTSDMKGGEDYGIDTCWYNPSLKENGTDVNPTYEVESLLQILEIVEVAEEKVASF
- a CDS encoding tyrosine-protein phosphatase; this translates as MGQQRNWLQATVERIEDNTLQIKWENNIEEVRIYWSTSPDHIEENGELLATVNGELSYTIENPSDNERPYFRLVGSNGQAVTVAERRLPLQGAFNFRDMGGYETTDGRKVKWGKLYRSEELAGLTEWDIDYLQKSGLKLICDYRTDFEVKHKPNPEITGARQVCLPVMQDLAKDLNINEFFQVGDLSMLGKPGEYLVKMNQDFVSGNEAFVSFLNLAQNPENLPLVNHCTAGKDRTGFGSALLLLLLGVPEKTVMEDYLLSNGFREKLNEKMMAFLGAKLQNDESRAILGAMFEARAEYLQAAIGEIQKQYGSVEAYAERALGFTKESLEKMKELLLED
- a CDS encoding GNAT family N-acetyltransferase, producing MTTIEQLEKHFKIRRSASSIMIKENNAEVFTEEQLEEMVQYYVAEAEKDGLEKLHFEISSKSPNYDVYKKCFETYSFEYVTENMIVFKDIYEVEDVESEIDFKLIEEVGEEAFYSLWNEATGEPVAHDQFVHMMLEEIGEQWKEHCLIASVGEEPIGIVIPYIERGALEEGKLMYFAVTPNMRNKGYEAALFAGAMFVLKEIGASYYIGETNMQNEWMKDVFEKNGCQLLSSTERYVRKF
- a CDS encoding DUF2785 domain-containing protein; this encodes MDITALQQQLELIQQNDYTQLQHIDVNELTLNMLQYIGTTDSYVRYQLIYKCFAHFIHHEFLMDDQLKLLLQTCLSDEYLYCDIYSPHTDGVFTRSYTVSLIALILQFANSHYFCTEEDIEEIKNKLITYTNLETDFRGYIENKGWAHCLAHVSDAFTEIVHNTYTTFEWYEELIHCLLNKIFIPSDLFHNNEDERIVTPLLAMLYHDFPQNDLISIIHKKIKRLPQIRKRLSLNEYCILCANIKTFLRTLFFRTKDDHNLAFTARKTERMLKELPNYY